A region from the Arthrobacter gengyunqii genome encodes:
- a CDS encoding DUF3817 domain-containing protein yields the protein MTPRKLFTTLAFAEAVTWTLLIAALVAKYGFDNESFTPIAGGLHGFVFLSYAAVTLFVWANQKWPARTGILGVALAVIPWATIPFERSVDRRGLLDGGWRMAPGGEEPANPVDKAAALVLRRPVASALVALVAVAVVFLVLLILGPPIPKG from the coding sequence ATGACCCCCCGAAAACTATTCACCACCCTCGCCTTTGCGGAGGCTGTGACGTGGACCCTGCTCATCGCCGCCCTGGTGGCCAAGTACGGCTTCGACAATGAGAGCTTCACTCCGATCGCAGGCGGCCTGCACGGGTTCGTGTTCCTGTCCTACGCCGCGGTCACGCTTTTTGTTTGGGCCAACCAGAAGTGGCCGGCGCGCACCGGCATCCTGGGCGTGGCGCTCGCCGTCATTCCGTGGGCGACCATTCCCTTCGAACGCTCGGTGGACCGCCGCGGGCTGTTGGACGGCGGCTGGCGCATGGCGCCCGGCGGCGAGGAGCCCGCCAACCCGGTCGACAAAGCAGCTGCCCTGGTGCTCCGCCGCCCGGTGGCCTCTGCCCTCGTCGCCCTGGTCGCCGTAGCCGTGGTCTTCTTGGTGCTCCTCATCCTGGGCCCGCCCATTCCGAAGGGCTGA
- a CDS encoding aldo/keto reductase → MTDTTETSPALSSTIDLLDLGTVHRLGFGAMRIVGPGVWGEPESRGTAVDVVRRAVELGVDFIDTADSYGPNISEEIIAEALYPYPDGVRIATKVGFVRTGPDAWVPVGRPEYLRQQTELSLRKLKVDSLDLLQLHRIDPKVDRDEQFAVLRDLQQEGKVKALGLSQVSVEDLEAAAKFFTVSTVQNRYNLTDRSSEDVLKYSEDNGIGFIPWAPISAGELAQPGGPVAEAAKRLNATDSQVALAWLLRRSPVMMPIPGTGSIAHLEENLAAADLVLDDATFAELDAAGK, encoded by the coding sequence ATGACTGATACGACGGAAACTTCACCTGCCCTGTCCTCCACCATCGATTTGTTGGACCTGGGCACCGTGCACCGCCTGGGCTTCGGCGCCATGCGGATTGTGGGACCCGGGGTCTGGGGCGAGCCGGAAAGCCGCGGCACCGCCGTCGACGTGGTGCGCCGCGCCGTCGAGCTGGGCGTTGACTTCATCGACACCGCTGATTCCTACGGCCCGAACATCAGCGAAGAGATCATTGCCGAAGCGCTCTACCCCTACCCGGACGGCGTCCGGATTGCCACCAAGGTGGGCTTTGTCCGCACCGGACCGGATGCCTGGGTGCCGGTGGGCCGCCCGGAGTACCTGCGCCAGCAGACCGAACTGTCGCTGCGCAAGCTCAAGGTCGATTCGCTGGACCTGCTGCAGCTGCACCGCATTGATCCCAAGGTGGACCGCGACGAGCAGTTCGCCGTACTGCGCGACCTGCAGCAGGAGGGCAAGGTGAAGGCCCTCGGCCTGTCCCAGGTTTCCGTCGAGGATCTGGAAGCGGCTGCGAAGTTCTTCACCGTCTCCACCGTGCAGAACCGCTACAACCTCACCGACCGTTCCTCCGAGGACGTCCTGAAGTACTCCGAGGACAACGGCATTGGCTTCATCCCGTGGGCCCCGATTTCCGCCGGCGAGCTGGCTCAGCCCGGAGGCCCCGTGGCGGAAGCCGCAAAGCGCCTGAACGCCACCGATTCCCAAGTGGCCCTGGCCTGGCTCCTGCGCCGCTCCCCGGTCATGATGCCGATCCCCGGCACCGGCTCCATTGCGCACCTTGAGGAAAACCTCGCCGCCGCGGATCTGGTGCTCGACGACGCCACCTTCGCGGAGCTCGACGCCGCCGGCAAATAA
- a CDS encoding ABC transporter substrate-binding protein, translating into MRTIRRRRFLPLAAGTAALALALSACGSGGGETADDSAAPPADVLEEADGVTEVNFWHSMDGTNGETLDALITEFNAANEGKIEVKSVYQGDYDATITKYKAAVQSNSTPTMVQIYDIGTQFMIDSGAVLPTQVFIDRDEYNVSDLQPNIAGYYSINDELWSMPFNTSMPVLYYNKTLFEAAGLDPETAPETLDEVGTAAEALSKVNGGPAEFGFNAAIYGWLLEQEIAASGELYCGPDNGRSGERATEYTLNNDSAVEFVDWWKDLVATGIAGNTGRATADAQNAFKTGTIGMTLESTGALRGMQQAAEEQGFELGVGFYPKIEENDSGPIIGGASLWVSGEGHSDAEKEASWQFMQFLAEPATQATWHTGTGYFPISKAALDEPKDVEWREQYPQFDVAVQQLEATELTSATQGCSAGSMPQARKAAEDALEGALLGGDSKTELTEAVTELQREIESYNSSVQ; encoded by the coding sequence ATGCGAACCATACGACGACGCCGATTCCTGCCACTGGCGGCCGGAACCGCGGCCCTGGCCCTAGCCCTGTCCGCCTGCGGGTCAGGCGGCGGCGAGACGGCAGATGACAGTGCGGCACCGCCCGCCGATGTCCTGGAGGAGGCCGACGGCGTGACCGAGGTCAATTTCTGGCACTCCATGGACGGCACCAACGGCGAGACGCTGGACGCGCTCATCACTGAATTCAATGCTGCCAATGAGGGCAAGATTGAGGTCAAGAGCGTCTACCAGGGTGACTACGACGCCACCATCACGAAGTACAAGGCGGCAGTGCAGTCCAACAGCACTCCCACCATGGTGCAGATCTACGACATCGGTACCCAGTTCATGATCGATTCCGGGGCGGTGCTGCCCACGCAGGTCTTCATTGACCGGGACGAGTACAACGTGTCCGATCTGCAGCCCAACATCGCGGGTTACTACTCGATCAACGATGAGCTCTGGTCCATGCCGTTCAACACGTCCATGCCCGTGCTGTACTACAACAAAACCCTGTTTGAAGCAGCAGGACTGGATCCGGAAACGGCGCCGGAGACCCTGGACGAGGTGGGCACGGCTGCGGAGGCGCTGTCGAAGGTCAACGGCGGCCCGGCGGAATTCGGATTCAACGCCGCCATTTACGGCTGGCTCCTGGAACAGGAAATTGCTGCCAGCGGTGAGCTGTACTGCGGACCGGACAACGGCCGCAGCGGAGAGCGGGCCACTGAGTACACGCTCAACAATGACTCCGCCGTGGAGTTTGTCGACTGGTGGAAGGACCTGGTGGCCACCGGCATCGCGGGCAACACGGGCCGGGCCACGGCCGATGCGCAGAATGCCTTCAAGACCGGAACCATCGGCATGACGCTGGAGTCCACGGGTGCCCTGCGGGGAATGCAGCAGGCGGCCGAGGAGCAGGGCTTTGAACTGGGCGTGGGGTTCTACCCCAAGATTGAGGAGAACGATTCCGGTCCGATCATCGGGGGAGCCTCGCTCTGGGTCTCCGGCGAGGGACACTCCGATGCGGAGAAGGAAGCCTCCTGGCAGTTCATGCAGTTCCTGGCCGAGCCGGCCACCCAGGCCACCTGGCACACCGGCACCGGATACTTCCCGATTTCCAAGGCTGCCCTGGATGAGCCCAAGGACGTGGAGTGGCGCGAGCAGTATCCGCAGTTCGATGTTGCCGTGCAGCAGCTGGAAGCCACGGAACTGACCTCGGCAACCCAGGGCTGCTCGGCCGGTTCGATGCCGCAGGCACGCAAGGCGGCAGAGGATGCCCTCGAAGGGGCGCTGCTGGGCGGTGACAGCAAGACCGAGCTGACAGAGGCGGTCACTGAGCTGCAGCGGGAAATCGAAAGCTACAACAGCTCCGTTCAGTAG
- a CDS encoding nucleoside hydrolase has translation MNPAPANAALPAAVIADVDTGMDDALALVFLARDPRIDLLAVTCVAGNTAVDQVVRNTLDVLHAAGAGGIPVARGAERPLINDPRDAHAFHGANGLGGLELPRSPHSPGTLAAVELMHRTIEDSPVPVTLLALGPLTNVAVFLRAYPATARKLERIVFMGGSAGIGNATSHAEFNAWQDPEALAIVIHSGVPTVMYGLDVFIQATLEPAQYLPLARADDDGARLVGDILTVGGLRGGGADPQPVTIGDAGAACLIAVPQTVELLRYPVRVELSGHSRGQTLVDRRLQPGESEHHGEAGPVPVIEVALGLDHRLMTETFLDTVLPPPSPR, from the coding sequence ATGAATCCCGCCCCCGCAAACGCTGCGCTCCCCGCAGCCGTGATTGCCGACGTCGACACCGGGATGGACGATGCCCTGGCGCTGGTGTTCCTGGCCCGCGACCCGCGCATCGATCTGCTGGCCGTGACCTGCGTGGCAGGCAACACCGCCGTCGATCAGGTGGTCCGCAACACCCTGGACGTGCTGCATGCCGCCGGCGCCGGCGGCATTCCGGTGGCCCGCGGGGCGGAACGGCCCCTGATCAACGATCCCCGCGACGCCCATGCCTTCCACGGCGCCAACGGTTTGGGCGGGCTCGAGCTTCCCCGCAGCCCGCACTCCCCCGGCACCTTGGCCGCCGTCGAACTGATGCACCGCACCATCGAGGATTCTCCCGTTCCCGTGACGCTTCTGGCGCTGGGACCGCTGACCAATGTGGCGGTGTTCCTGCGCGCTTATCCCGCCACGGCGCGCAAACTGGAGCGCATCGTGTTCATGGGCGGTTCCGCCGGCATCGGCAACGCCACCTCGCATGCCGAGTTCAATGCGTGGCAGGACCCGGAGGCCCTGGCGATCGTGATCCACAGTGGCGTTCCCACCGTCATGTACGGGCTGGATGTTTTCATCCAGGCGACGTTGGAACCCGCGCAATACCTGCCGCTGGCCCGCGCGGATGACGACGGCGCCCGCCTGGTCGGTGACATCCTCACCGTGGGCGGACTGCGCGGCGGAGGAGCCGACCCGCAGCCGGTGACCATTGGCGACGCCGGTGCCGCATGCCTGATTGCCGTTCCGCAAACGGTGGAGCTGCTGCGGTATCCGGTGCGGGTGGAACTGTCCGGCCACAGCCGCGGGCAGACGCTCGTGGACCGGCGGCTGCAGCCGGGCGAAAGCGAGCACCACGGAGAGGCCGGTCCCGTGCCGGTCATCGAGGTGGCGCTGGGACTGGACCACCGGCTGATGACGGAGACGTTCCTGGACACCGTGCTTCCGCCACCGTCGCCCCGTTAG
- a CDS encoding SDR family oxidoreductase: MTVLIAGCGDLGTEAGLRFAAAGFSVLGWRRSPDKIPAPITGQAADLTGSSGDLPRIPADTDVVVIAVAADRRSEDAYRAAYVDGTANVLDALERDGVRPRRILFVSSTAVYGDAGGGWVDEDTPAAPASATGAVILEAEELLHARRPDAVVLRLSGIYGPGRTRLIDSVTAGTAVVPAVPQLTNRIHRDDAAAAIVHLTTRVPEPEPLYVGVDDEPVDLAEVLRFLAAELDRELPAAEPAGTGTSSRGGDRKLRNAKLRGTGFEFAYPTFREGYRAVLAGTGIRHP; the protein is encoded by the coding sequence GTGACTGTCCTGATCGCCGGCTGCGGTGATCTGGGCACTGAAGCCGGCCTGCGGTTCGCCGCGGCCGGCTTTTCCGTGCTCGGATGGCGCCGCTCCCCCGACAAAATTCCTGCCCCGATCACCGGCCAGGCCGCTGACCTGACCGGCTCAAGCGGTGACCTGCCGCGCATTCCGGCGGACACCGACGTCGTCGTCATTGCCGTGGCCGCCGACCGGCGCAGCGAAGACGCTTACCGCGCCGCGTATGTGGACGGCACCGCGAACGTCCTGGATGCGCTGGAGCGCGACGGCGTGCGTCCGCGGCGGATCCTGTTTGTCTCCTCCACCGCGGTGTACGGCGATGCCGGGGGCGGCTGGGTGGACGAGGACACTCCGGCGGCGCCGGCATCCGCCACCGGTGCCGTGATTCTCGAAGCGGAGGAACTGCTGCACGCGCGCCGGCCCGACGCCGTCGTGCTCCGGCTGTCCGGCATCTACGGCCCGGGCCGCACCCGGCTGATTGATTCGGTGACCGCCGGCACCGCCGTGGTTCCGGCCGTGCCGCAGCTGACCAACCGCATCCACCGCGACGACGCCGCCGCCGCGATAGTGCACCTGACCACGCGTGTACCGGAGCCGGAACCGCTGTATGTGGGCGTGGATGATGAGCCCGTGGATCTGGCAGAGGTGCTGCGGTTCCTGGCCGCGGAGCTGGACCGGGAACTGCCCGCTGCCGAGCCGGCCGGCACCGGCACCTCCAGCCGCGGCGGTGACCGGAAGCTCCGCAACGCGAAGCTGCGGGGCACCGGCTTCGAGTTCGCCTATCCCACGTTCCGTGAGGGCTACCGGGCCGTGCTCGCCGGAACGGGCATCCGGCACCCCTAA
- a CDS encoding carbohydrate ABC transporter permease, whose protein sequence is MSRTATPSAAGANARTGSGARAPQATAGTPRRSRRPLTLGRVLTYLALTAGAVVVLFPVYFGFVGSFMGPGDINSYPASLWPFGGFRAENFTGALNSIPLGRQYVNSVVMAGLITLGQLVTSMLAAYALVFLKVRWRSFWFALFLCSMMVPSEAIIIPNYLTMSSLGLINTTSALVLPFLAHGFGIFLLRQAFLSFPVELWEAARIDGAGHFRFLISVLVPLSKPTLAALGIWSFLSAWNMYLWPLLVTQTPEMQTIQIGITQLRSADNFNAGLVLAGTVLAIIPTLLLVIFGQRFIVRGLTAGSIK, encoded by the coding sequence GTGAGCCGCACAGCAACTCCCTCGGCCGCCGGCGCCAACGCCCGCACCGGTTCCGGAGCCCGTGCCCCGCAGGCAACAGCCGGCACACCGCGGCGCAGCCGCCGTCCCCTGACCCTGGGCCGTGTCCTGACGTATCTGGCGCTGACAGCCGGCGCCGTCGTCGTGCTTTTTCCCGTGTACTTCGGTTTTGTGGGGTCCTTCATGGGCCCGGGAGACATCAATTCCTACCCGGCGTCGCTGTGGCCCTTTGGCGGTTTCCGCGCCGAGAACTTCACCGGCGCCCTGAACAGCATTCCGCTGGGCCGGCAGTACGTGAACTCGGTGGTCATGGCCGGCCTGATCACGCTGGGTCAGCTGGTCACCTCCATGCTGGCCGCGTACGCACTGGTGTTCCTGAAGGTCCGCTGGCGCTCGTTCTGGTTTGCGTTGTTCCTGTGCAGCATGATGGTGCCGTCCGAGGCCATCATCATCCCCAACTACCTGACGATGAGCTCCCTGGGACTGATCAACACCACGTCCGCTCTCGTGCTGCCTTTCCTCGCCCACGGGTTTGGCATCTTCCTGCTGCGCCAGGCGTTCCTGTCCTTCCCGGTGGAGCTGTGGGAGGCGGCGCGGATTGACGGTGCCGGACACTTCCGTTTCCTGATCTCCGTCCTGGTGCCGCTGTCCAAGCCAACGCTGGCGGCCCTGGGCATCTGGTCCTTCCTGTCGGCCTGGAACATGTACCTCTGGCCGCTGCTGGTGACCCAAACCCCTGAGATGCAAACCATCCAGATTGGCATCACCCAGCTGCGTTCAGCGGACAACTTCAACGCCGGGCTGGTTCTTGCGGGAACGGTGCTGGCCATTATTCCCACCCTGCTGCTGGTGATTTTCGGCCAGCGGTTCATTGTCCGCGGCCTTACCGCCGGTTCGATCAAATGA
- a CDS encoding DUF5996 family protein, whose amino-acid sequence MDKRFLNYTDWQDTADTLHLFLQMAGKVKLERSCKRPEWGHVRMDTTIQGIGTGIIPAGDCNFEIYFNLVRHHVDVQNSLGARVRMPLADGLSVADFHGQLLNALDTIGAPTRITTAPQEFHDPIPFDQDTKHHSYDRDAVELFLANLQFAHRSLAGFLAPMRGKVDMPAFWFGTMDLSGNVFSGQPAPYSGTDVIGRNGFDEKFFEVGFWPGDTKNAAPSFYALPYPFLADIGTYGSLLEPPQASFLVQESEFVFRLEDAFSAPDPQRAVVDFCRSSFAILQRLDRWEDLDWITEPLTYGLQPLRPGGGKHP is encoded by the coding sequence ATGGATAAGAGATTCCTCAATTACACCGACTGGCAGGACACCGCCGACACCCTGCATCTGTTCCTTCAGATGGCCGGAAAGGTGAAGCTTGAGCGCAGCTGCAAACGCCCGGAGTGGGGCCATGTCCGTATGGACACCACCATCCAAGGCATCGGCACCGGCATCATTCCGGCCGGGGACTGCAACTTCGAGATCTACTTCAACCTTGTCCGGCATCACGTGGACGTGCAGAACAGCCTGGGTGCGCGGGTGCGGATGCCGCTGGCCGACGGACTCAGCGTGGCGGATTTCCACGGGCAGCTGCTGAACGCGCTGGACACCATTGGTGCGCCGACAAGAATCACCACGGCTCCACAGGAGTTTCACGATCCCATCCCGTTTGACCAGGACACCAAGCACCACTCCTATGACCGGGACGCCGTGGAGCTCTTTTTGGCGAACCTGCAGTTTGCCCACCGGTCCCTGGCCGGTTTCCTGGCCCCGATGCGCGGAAAGGTGGACATGCCGGCCTTCTGGTTCGGCACCATGGACCTCTCCGGGAACGTATTCAGCGGGCAGCCAGCACCGTATTCGGGCACTGACGTGATTGGCAGGAACGGCTTCGATGAGAAGTTCTTCGAAGTTGGATTCTGGCCCGGAGATACCAAGAATGCAGCGCCGTCGTTCTACGCATTGCCCTATCCGTTCCTGGCGGACATCGGCACGTACGGATCCCTGCTGGAACCGCCGCAGGCTTCGTTCCTGGTCCAGGAGAGCGAGTTCGTCTTCCGGCTGGAGGATGCCTTTTCCGCGCCGGACCCGCAACGGGCGGTGGTGGACTTCTGCCGTTCCAGTTTTGCCATCCTGCAGCGGCTGGACCGGTGGGAAGACCTGGACTGGATCACTGAACCGCTGACGTACGGGCTGCAGCCGCTGCGTCCCGGCGGCGGAAAACACCCCTGA
- a CDS encoding methylenetetrahydrofolate reductase, translating to MARPVAATDGQRKILAALLDNIGYEIMPFPSARTKVVADVPASIPLTITATGGKGLEPTLDTAVFLSGRGYSVAPHIPARLVRDAKELNTLVRRLEAAEIDRIFVIAGDVEEAAGEFPDAPSLLRELKSQGHHFTEVGIGGYPEGHGSFSNEVMRQALRDKAPLATRILTQICFDATAVLEWGADIRQDGVALPVYVGMPGPVSRQRLIRVSAGLGLGQSANFLKKQQNMVRRFFSPSGYKPTQLIRGLLQGLPGSDANIRGFHIFTFNDLASTEAWRRELLAQARG from the coding sequence ATGGCACGACCGGTGGCGGCCACGGACGGGCAGCGGAAGATACTTGCAGCCCTTTTGGACAACATCGGCTATGAAATCATGCCGTTTCCCTCCGCCAGGACCAAGGTAGTGGCGGACGTGCCGGCGAGCATTCCGCTGACCATTACGGCAACGGGCGGCAAGGGGCTGGAACCCACGCTGGACACCGCTGTTTTCCTCAGCGGCAGGGGCTACTCGGTGGCGCCCCACATCCCGGCACGGCTGGTCCGGGACGCCAAAGAGCTCAACACCCTGGTGCGCCGCCTGGAAGCTGCGGAGATCGACCGGATCTTCGTCATCGCCGGCGACGTTGAGGAGGCGGCAGGCGAGTTCCCCGACGCACCGAGCCTGCTGCGCGAACTCAAGAGCCAGGGACATCACTTCACTGAAGTGGGAATCGGCGGCTATCCGGAAGGCCACGGCTCCTTCAGCAACGAGGTGATGCGGCAGGCACTGCGGGACAAGGCACCCCTGGCCACGCGGATCCTCACCCAAATCTGTTTCGATGCCACAGCTGTCCTGGAGTGGGGCGCGGACATCCGGCAGGACGGAGTGGCTCTGCCGGTCTACGTGGGCATGCCGGGGCCGGTGAGCCGGCAGCGGCTGATCCGGGTCTCCGCCGGGCTCGGGCTGGGCCAGTCGGCCAACTTCCTGAAAAAACAGCAGAACATGGTGCGCCGGTTCTTCAGCCCGTCCGGCTACAAGCCCACGCAGCTCATCCGGGGACTGCTTCAGGGGCTGCCGGGCAGCGACGCCAACATCAGGGGATTCCACATTTTCACCTTCAATGACCTGGCCTCCACCGAGGCCTGGCGGCGGGAACTGCTGGCCCAGGCGCGGGGATAA
- a CDS encoding protocatechuate 3,4-dioxygenase → MSTTTRQSGGGTVPSHTPRIEGTHVYDTESSNRGRALNRMFFSLKDAANREKFSADEPAYCDAYHLNEEQKRVVLERDWKRMTEIGASIFYVIKLAAIDRKSMQDLGAVFTGMTTEEFTAELIAGGRKFG, encoded by the coding sequence ATGAGCACCACCACCCGCCAATCAGGAGGAGGCACAGTGCCGTCCCACACTCCGCGCATTGAGGGCACCCACGTCTACGACACCGAATCGAGCAACCGGGGACGTGCCCTGAACAGGATGTTTTTCTCACTCAAGGATGCGGCTAACCGCGAAAAATTCAGCGCGGATGAGCCGGCTTACTGCGACGCCTACCACCTCAACGAGGAACAGAAGCGGGTGGTCCTGGAACGTGATTGGAAGCGGATGACGGAGATCGGAGCGTCGATTTTCTACGTCATCAAGCTTGCGGCCATCGACCGGAAATCCATGCAGGACCTGGGTGCAGTCTTTACCGGCATGACCACCGAAGAATTCACTGCAGAGCTGATAGCAGGAGGACGGAAGTTTGGCTGA
- a CDS encoding type 1 glutamine amidotransferase domain-containing protein → MANILMVVSAADSLTMKDGSEHPTGFWAEELAESHRVLRDAGHTVRIATPNGTKPTVDAVSLDPSQAGGAEKAAAFTNYLAFIDAELSDPLPLADANIAEYDAVVMPGGHGPMADLAFDKDLGRILIAADNDGKIIAPFCHGPAGLLSAETENGDFVFAGRRLTVFTDEEEMGGGTGENTPWFCEDVLRNKGAVIESGPAWTSFVVRDRNLISGQNPQSSEDVAKAVLSALAE, encoded by the coding sequence ATGGCCAATATCCTCATGGTCGTTTCAGCAGCCGATTCCCTCACCATGAAGGACGGCAGCGAGCACCCCACGGGCTTCTGGGCCGAGGAACTCGCGGAGTCCCACCGTGTCCTGCGCGACGCCGGGCACACCGTCCGCATCGCCACCCCCAACGGCACCAAGCCCACCGTGGACGCGGTCAGCCTGGATCCGTCGCAGGCCGGCGGCGCTGAGAAGGCCGCGGCCTTCACCAACTACCTCGCCTTCATCGACGCTGAACTCTCCGACCCCCTGCCCCTCGCGGACGCGAATATCGCTGAGTACGACGCCGTTGTCATGCCGGGCGGGCACGGCCCGATGGCGGACCTGGCTTTTGACAAGGACCTGGGCCGAATCCTTATTGCAGCCGACAACGACGGAAAGATCATCGCTCCGTTCTGTCACGGCCCGGCAGGATTGCTGAGCGCCGAGACCGAGAACGGCGACTTCGTCTTTGCCGGCCGCAGGCTCACCGTCTTCACGGACGAAGAGGAAATGGGCGGCGGCACCGGAGAAAACACCCCCTGGTTCTGCGAGGACGTGCTGCGCAACAAGGGCGCCGTCATAGAGTCCGGCCCGGCCTGGACCAGCTTTGTGGTCCGCGACCGGAACCTGATTTCGGGCCAGAACCCCCAGTCCAGCGAGGACGTGGCCAAGGCCGTGCTCTCCGCCCTGGCTGAGTAG
- a CDS encoding carbohydrate ABC transporter permease, which translates to MNEGFRQGGQMSAPGVASTNTRIRRKKAHPQAARTTDRGSIKAWWYLLPALLVFAAFLFYPLGRSVFLSFQGSDLFGRPSGFVGLDQYLRLFTDPGFRTVMLVTLGFTVLTVVPSIVLALVLGLLLHQKIKAVRFFRTAFALPFAYSVATASVIFGVMFNQATGVLNGMLAFFGVDRVGWLTDPAWALLSVSLATVWMQLGYNLLVLSAGLGAVSEDIVEAARLDGAHGWRMQRSIIMPLLTPQLFFLLVTGTIHALQSFGQIHILTKGGPQDSTTTLVYSIYEQAFANNNSNFGYASAQAVVLLIIVVVVSVVQFGILERKVFYR; encoded by the coding sequence ATGAATGAGGGATTTCGGCAGGGCGGACAGATGAGCGCCCCTGGAGTGGCATCAACGAATACCCGCATCAGGCGGAAGAAGGCACATCCGCAGGCAGCACGCACCACGGACAGGGGCAGCATCAAAGCGTGGTGGTATTTGCTGCCCGCGCTGCTGGTCTTCGCCGCATTCCTTTTCTATCCGCTGGGACGTTCGGTTTTCCTGTCTTTCCAGGGCAGCGACCTCTTTGGGCGTCCCTCGGGATTTGTTGGCCTGGACCAGTACCTGCGGTTGTTTACGGACCCCGGATTCCGAACCGTGATGCTGGTGACCCTGGGCTTTACCGTCCTCACGGTGGTCCCGTCCATTGTGCTGGCCCTCGTCCTTGGCTTGCTGCTGCATCAAAAAATAAAGGCGGTGCGCTTTTTCCGCACCGCCTTCGCTCTTCCTTTCGCCTATTCAGTGGCCACCGCGTCGGTGATTTTCGGCGTCATGTTCAACCAGGCCACCGGGGTGCTCAACGGCATGCTGGCCTTCTTCGGCGTGGACCGCGTGGGCTGGCTGACCGATCCGGCGTGGGCGCTGCTGTCAGTGTCGCTCGCCACGGTCTGGATGCAGCTGGGCTACAACCTGCTGGTCCTCTCCGCGGGCCTCGGCGCCGTGTCCGAGGACATCGTTGAGGCCGCACGGCTCGACGGCGCCCACGGATGGCGGATGCAGCGCTCCATCATCATGCCGCTGCTGACCCCGCAGCTCTTTTTCCTGCTGGTCACCGGAACCATCCACGCCCTGCAGAGTTTTGGCCAGATCCACATCCTCACCAAGGGCGGCCCGCAGGACAGCACCACCACGCTCGTCTACTCAATCTACGAACAGGCGTTCGCCAACAACAATTCAAACTTTGGCTACGCCTCCGCGCAGGCCGTGGTGCTGCTGATCATCGTGGTGGTGGTGTCGGTGGTCCAATTCGGCATCCTGGAGCGGAAGGTGTTTTACCGGTGA